In one Neobacillus sp. CF12 genomic region, the following are encoded:
- a CDS encoding efflux RND transporter permease subunit encodes MKGLVNFVLGNKLAVWLLTIIITVSGIYSGTKMNMETIPDISIPYLMVMDVYPGATPEQVMEDVSKPLEKAIENLKGVKSVYSNSNANMSSIQVEYEYGEDMDEANRALKSALEAVKLPENAQEPIITAISMNMMPVAALSISSTTEDIVELTSTVEDTILPKIEKLDGVASATITGQHIEEVQLTYNEAKMAEYGLKEDTVKQMIQASDLAVSLGLYEFEAGEQAVAIDGKFMTADELKEMLIPVTPSAAQPSPFVKLSDIAEIEVVGKVQSISRTNGENAIAIQIVKGQEANTVDVVNSVKDLIKEQKEKIDGLVIDLSLDQGAPIEKSVSTMVEKALFGGLIAVLIILLFLRDFKSTIISIVSIPVSIFMAFLLLNWMEITLNIMTLGAVTVAIGRVIDDSIVVVENIYRRLHLKEEKLSGRALVREATIEMFKPILSSTLVTVAVFAPLIFVGGMVGELFMPFALTMTFALGASLIVAITIVPALSHFLFKKKLYGEKIASSHKEVGKLANWYKGVLGWTLNHKVITSVIAVVLLAGSLALTPLIGFSFMGSEEEKVMYLTYTPKAGELKDETLANVAAVEEEMLKRDDIDIVQISVTESGDPMAAMMGGGGDGALMYLIFDPEMDNFPEAREEVEEYVFNIGQTGEWKSQNFTSMSMSTNEVSYTFYSEDLDKLNEAVKMVEGVLSKNDGLEDVSSSAEEAYVEYTFKVEQDELLQYGLTTGQIVMMLNPMKTQDVLTTVEKDGNELEVIVQQEQAAQPKSIDDILATQVPTALGTTMPLSELVTVEKGTTLNTLARSKGEYYATVSGKILDEDISKATAEVDKEIDKLDLPKGVTIGVAGVQADMTETFTQLGMAMLAAIAIVYFILVVTFREGVAPFAILFSLPFAVIGSFVGLLIAGETISVSVMMGLLMLIGIVVTNAIVLVDRIIHMERDGMTMREAVLEAGATRLRPILMTAIATIGALIPLAIGQGGGGLISKGLGITVIGGLTSSTLLTLIVVPIVYEVLSKMFKKNRKDIIED; translated from the coding sequence GTGAAAGGTTTAGTCAACTTTGTTCTAGGAAATAAACTAGCAGTATGGTTACTTACAATCATTATTACGGTATCTGGTATTTATTCAGGTACAAAAATGAATATGGAGACGATTCCCGATATCTCAATTCCATACTTAATGGTAATGGACGTATATCCTGGCGCAACTCCAGAGCAAGTGATGGAAGATGTCTCCAAACCTTTAGAGAAAGCGATAGAAAACCTAAAAGGTGTAAAATCGGTTTATTCCAATTCAAATGCTAACATGTCAAGTATTCAAGTGGAATATGAATACGGTGAAGATATGGACGAAGCAAACCGAGCTTTAAAATCCGCGCTAGAGGCAGTGAAGCTGCCAGAAAATGCACAAGAACCAATTATTACTGCAATTAGCATGAACATGATGCCCGTTGCGGCACTTAGTATCAGTAGTACAACAGAGGATATTGTTGAATTAACGTCAACCGTTGAGGATACTATCCTTCCAAAAATCGAGAAACTTGATGGTGTTGCTTCTGCGACCATTACAGGTCAACATATTGAAGAAGTTCAGCTTACGTATAACGAAGCAAAAATGGCTGAATATGGGTTAAAAGAAGATACTGTTAAGCAAATGATCCAAGCAAGTGACCTAGCGGTTTCATTAGGCCTTTACGAATTTGAAGCAGGCGAACAAGCTGTAGCAATAGACGGAAAGTTCATGACCGCTGATGAATTAAAGGAAATGCTGATTCCTGTAACTCCATCAGCAGCACAACCTTCACCATTTGTGAAGCTTAGCGACATCGCTGAAATTGAAGTCGTTGGTAAAGTACAATCGATTTCACGTACGAATGGTGAAAATGCGATTGCGATTCAAATTGTTAAAGGTCAAGAAGCAAACACAGTGGATGTTGTAAACAGTGTAAAGGATTTAATCAAGGAACAAAAGGAAAAAATTGATGGTCTTGTCATTGATTTATCACTCGACCAAGGTGCTCCAATTGAAAAGTCAGTTTCAACGATGGTTGAAAAGGCATTATTCGGTGGTTTAATCGCCGTATTAATTATCCTTTTATTCCTGCGTGATTTTAAATCAACCATTATTTCGATCGTATCTATTCCGGTTTCCATTTTCATGGCATTCCTGCTGCTCAACTGGATGGAAATTACTCTAAATATCATGACGCTTGGTGCCGTTACGGTTGCCATCGGTCGTGTAATCGATGACTCGATTGTAGTTGTTGAAAATATTTATCGACGCCTTCATTTAAAGGAAGAAAAATTATCAGGTCGTGCGCTTGTACGTGAAGCGACAATTGAAATGTTCAAACCAATCCTGTCATCAACTTTAGTAACGGTTGCTGTATTTGCACCGCTTATCTTTGTTGGCGGAATGGTCGGCGAGTTATTCATGCCGTTCGCATTAACGATGACATTTGCTCTTGGCGCTTCGTTAATCGTTGCGATTACAATTGTTCCTGCGCTATCTCACTTCTTATTTAAGAAAAAATTATATGGTGAGAAGATAGCAAGCAGCCATAAAGAAGTTGGTAAATTAGCGAACTGGTACAAAGGTGTCCTTGGCTGGACACTAAACCATAAAGTTATTACTTCGGTTATTGCGGTTGTTTTATTAGCAGGGAGTTTGGCGTTAACACCACTAATCGGTTTTAGTTTCATGGGTAGTGAAGAAGAAAAGGTTATGTACTTAACATACACACCTAAGGCTGGCGAATTGAAAGATGAAACATTAGCGAACGTAGCAGCCGTAGAAGAAGAAATGTTAAAACGTGATGATATCGATATTGTCCAGATCTCTGTAACGGAGAGTGGAGATCCGATGGCCGCGATGATGGGCGGCGGCGGCGATGGTGCATTGATGTACCTAATTTTCGACCCAGAAATGGATAACTTCCCAGAAGCCCGTGAAGAAGTTGAAGAGTATGTGTTCAATATTGGTCAAACAGGCGAATGGAAGAGCCAAAACTTCACTTCTATGTCGATGTCAACAAATGAAGTTAGTTACACTTTCTATAGCGAAGATTTAGATAAACTAAATGAAGCAGTAAAAATGGTCGAAGGCGTTCTTAGCAAAAATGATGGCTTAGAAGATGTTTCTTCAAGTGCTGAGGAAGCATACGTTGAATATACATTCAAAGTAGAACAAGATGAATTGCTGCAGTATGGTTTGACAACTGGGCAAATCGTTATGATGTTAAACCCAATGAAGACTCAAGATGTATTAACAACGGTTGAAAAGGACGGTAACGAATTAGAAGTAATCGTTCAGCAGGAACAAGCTGCGCAGCCAAAATCCATTGACGATATTTTAGCAACTCAAGTACCGACAGCACTTGGTACGACAATGCCTCTTTCTGAACTAGTAACAGTTGAAAAAGGTACTACACTGAACACACTTGCACGCAGCAAAGGTGAATACTATGCAACGGTTTCAGGAAAGATCCTTGATGAAGATATTTCAAAAGCAACAGCTGAAGTAGATAAGGAAATTGATAAATTAGATTTACCTAAAGGTGTTACCATCGGCGTTGCTGGTGTTCAGGCAGATATGACGGAGACATTCACACAGCTAGGTATGGCGATGCTAGCAGCGATTGCAATTGTGTACTTTATCCTTGTCGTAACCTTCCGTGAAGGTGTTGCACCATTTGCTATTCTCTTCTCATTACCATTTGCAGTAATTGGTTCTTTTGTTGGTTTATTAATCGCAGGTGAAACCATTTCTGTATCTGTCATGATGGGATTATTGATGTTAATTGGTATTGTTGTAACGAATGCGATTGTACTTGTTGACCGGATTATTCATATGGAACGTGATGGTATGACGATGCGTGAAGCAGTACTAGAAGCTGGCGCAACACGTCTACGTCCAATCTTGATGACAGCTATTGCAACGATCGGTGCGTTAATTCCACTTGCAATCGGTCAAGGCGGCGGCGGTTTGATCTCGAAAGGTCTTGGCATTACTGTAATCGGCGGTTTAACAAGTTCAACACTATTAACGTTAATTGTTGTCCCAATCGTTTATGAAGTATTATCTAAGATGTTCAAGAAAAATCGTAAAGATATTATAGAAGACTAA
- a CDS encoding nucleoside transporter C-terminal domain-containing protein: MYFLINLIGFFVVMGVVFLCSPQKKEVKWKAIFSLIVVELLITWFMLGTTIGSWLINQIAAFFTWLIACASEGIAFVFPSAMANETIDFFFSALLPIIFIVTFFDILSYFGILTWIIDKVGWLISKVSKMPKLESFFSIQMMFLGNTEALAVIRNQLSVLKDYRLLTFGIMSMSSISGSIIGAYLSMVPATYVFSAIPLNCLNALIVVSILNPITVPKEEDIIYEPPKSEKKDFFSTISNSMLVGMNMVIVILAMVIGYVALTAALNGILGVIISGLTIQKIFSYIFSPFAFLLGLPVKDALYVAQLMGIKLATNEFVAMMDLKNQLDILSPHTVAVATTFLTSFANFSTVGMIYGTFNSVLGEGNSAIIGKNVWKLLVSGITVSLLSAMIVGLFVW; the protein is encoded by the coding sequence ATGTATTTTTTAATTAACCTTATAGGCTTTTTTGTTGTGATGGGGGTTGTATTTTTATGTTCTCCCCAAAAGAAAGAAGTTAAATGGAAAGCGATTTTCTCGCTTATTGTAGTTGAATTGTTAATTACTTGGTTTATGTTAGGAACAACCATAGGCAGTTGGCTTATTAATCAAATTGCCGCTTTCTTCACCTGGTTAATTGCCTGTGCAAGTGAAGGGATAGCTTTTGTGTTTCCAAGTGCCATGGCAAATGAGACAATTGACTTTTTCTTCAGTGCTCTGTTGCCAATTATCTTTATTGTGACGTTTTTTGATATTTTATCTTATTTTGGTATTTTAACGTGGATTATTGATAAAGTGGGTTGGCTAATTTCTAAGGTTTCAAAAATGCCCAAGTTAGAAAGCTTTTTCTCCATTCAAATGATGTTCTTAGGAAACACGGAAGCATTAGCTGTCATTCGTAATCAACTGTCTGTTTTAAAGGATTATCGGTTACTTACTTTTGGAATTATGAGTATGAGCAGTATCAGCGGCTCAATTATAGGTGCGTATTTATCAATGGTTCCAGCCACATATGTTTTTAGTGCCATTCCATTGAATTGTTTAAATGCTCTTATTGTTGTCAGCATCTTAAATCCAATCACCGTGCCGAAAGAGGAAGATATTATTTATGAACCACCAAAATCAGAGAAGAAGGATTTTTTCTCAACCATTTCTAACAGTATGTTAGTGGGTATGAATATGGTAATCGTAATTTTAGCGATGGTTATTGGATACGTAGCGTTAACAGCTGCACTTAATGGAATATTAGGGGTAATAATCAGTGGACTAACTATTCAAAAAATCTTCTCGTATATCTTTAGTCCATTTGCTTTTTTACTTGGATTGCCAGTAAAGGATGCTCTTTATGTAGCTCAGCTAATGGGAATAAAATTAGCAACGAATGAATTTGTTGCCATGATGGATCTGAAAAATCAGTTGGATATTTTGTCACCACATACGGTAGCGGTTGCAACGACATTTTTAACATCATTTGCGAATTTTAGTACGGTGGGTATGATTTATGGAACGTTTAATTCAGTTCTAGGGGAGGGGAATTCAGCAATTATTGGTAAGAACGTATGGAAGCTTCTTGTCAGTGGAATTACTGTTTCTCTGTTAAGTGCGATGATTGTTGGATTGTTTGTTTGGTAG
- a CDS encoding quinone oxidoreductase encodes MKALIFERFGGPEVLQYKDIPDPVISENEILVRMKAIGLNFADIYRRKGNYHLAGDPPYILGYEGSGIVEEVGVGITTIKVGDRIAFADVPFANAELVSVPLEKAIPIPDEISFETASAVLLQGLTAHYLTKDSYEVKEGKSILVHASAGGVGQILIQIAKLLGGQVFGLTSTKEKSKAAYSAGADHVFLYNDNWIEEVKKVTNGYGVDVVYDSVGSTLLKSFGVAKVGGTVVFYGMAGGDPAPVDPRMLMDTSKTLTGGDLWNVLTSLEERTSRSKQLFDWIVEGKIHVQEPTTFSLKDGAKAHTLLESRKSTGKVLLKP; translated from the coding sequence ATGAAAGCACTTATCTTTGAACGTTTCGGTGGACCCGAGGTATTACAATATAAAGATATCCCTGATCCAGTCATTAGTGAAAATGAAATCTTGGTAAGGATGAAGGCGATTGGATTAAATTTTGCAGATATATACCGTCGGAAAGGGAATTATCATCTAGCTGGTGATCCCCCTTATATATTGGGTTATGAGGGTTCAGGAATTGTAGAAGAAGTTGGTGTTGGTATTACGACTATTAAAGTTGGAGATCGAATTGCCTTTGCAGATGTGCCGTTTGCGAATGCTGAGTTAGTCTCAGTTCCTTTAGAAAAGGCCATTCCAATACCAGATGAGATATCATTTGAAACGGCTTCGGCTGTTTTACTACAAGGTTTAACAGCCCACTACCTAACAAAAGACAGTTATGAAGTGAAAGAAGGAAAATCAATCCTAGTCCATGCTTCTGCAGGCGGAGTTGGTCAAATTCTTATTCAAATTGCAAAATTATTAGGCGGGCAGGTATTTGGTCTTACCTCTACAAAAGAGAAATCAAAAGCTGCATATTCAGCAGGAGCGGATCATGTGTTTTTATACAATGATAACTGGATTGAGGAAGTAAAGAAGGTAACAAATGGTTATGGTGTGGACGTTGTTTATGATTCTGTAGGTTCTACTCTTCTAAAAAGCTTTGGAGTTGCTAAAGTTGGAGGTACTGTTGTTTTTTATGGCATGGCAGGGGGAGACCCTGCTCCAGTTGATCCTCGGATGCTCATGGACACTTCGAAAACACTAACTGGCGGGGACCTTTGGAATGTTCTTACTTCATTAGAAGAAAGAACATCACGCTCAAAACAATTATTTGATTGGATTGTTGAAGGGAAAATTCACGTCCAAGAACCAACTACTTTTTCTTTAAAGGATGGTGCTAAAGCACATACGTTACTGGAAAGCCGAAAAAGTACAGGGAAAGTTTTATTAAAACCTTAA
- a CDS encoding glycoside hydrolase family 1 protein, which produces MGEKRFPEGFLWGGATAANQLEGAYNEGGKGLSIFDMVSFIPKEERNDIEMDVRSEEELEALLAGKEGDNFPKRRGIDFYHRYKEDIALFAEMGFKTFRMSISWPRIFPNGDELAANEEGLAFYDRVFDELLKYGIEPLVTLSHYEMPLNLVQKYNGWTDRRLVDYFVHYAQTVFNRYKGKVKYWLTFNEINVTTISPYIGSGILVDSVENKEQAVYQALHHQFVASARAVKACHEIIPEAMIGCMLARMEVYPETCSPDDVLAALEEDQKNLFFTDVQVRGYYPSYMLSYFEKNNIQIEMVPGDEEILLQHPVDFLSFSYYMTMVTSGNPDRLKEKGNFFSGIKNPYLEASDWGWQIDPKGLRITLKKMYDRYQVPLFIVENGLGAYDKVEEDGSINDDYRIDYLRAHIEQMGEAIKDGVEVMGYTSWGCIDLISASTSEMSKRYGFIYVDQDDYGNGTLERKKKKSFEWYKNVIATNGGEL; this is translated from the coding sequence ATGGGAGAGAAACGTTTTCCAGAAGGATTTTTATGGGGCGGAGCAACTGCTGCTAACCAATTAGAAGGGGCTTATAATGAAGGCGGCAAAGGATTATCAATTTTTGATATGGTTTCTTTTATTCCGAAAGAAGAAAGAAATGACATTGAGATGGATGTCAGAAGTGAAGAGGAATTAGAAGCGTTATTAGCGGGTAAGGAAGGAGACAACTTTCCAAAACGACGTGGAATTGATTTTTATCATCGCTATAAAGAAGACATTGCATTGTTTGCCGAAATGGGCTTTAAAACATTCCGTATGTCGATTTCTTGGCCGCGTATTTTCCCAAATGGTGACGAGTTAGCAGCGAATGAAGAAGGACTGGCCTTCTACGACAGAGTATTTGATGAACTATTAAAGTATGGAATCGAGCCTTTAGTGACTCTATCTCACTATGAAATGCCACTTAACCTGGTGCAAAAATATAATGGCTGGACTGACCGCCGCCTAGTAGATTATTTTGTTCATTATGCCCAAACTGTATTTAATCGCTATAAAGGCAAGGTAAAATACTGGTTAACATTTAACGAAATTAATGTAACAACCATTTCTCCGTATATTGGCAGCGGGATTCTTGTGGACTCTGTCGAGAATAAGGAACAAGCTGTTTATCAAGCGCTTCACCATCAATTTGTGGCAAGTGCACGGGCGGTAAAAGCATGTCATGAAATCATTCCAGAAGCGATGATTGGCTGTATGCTGGCTCGTATGGAAGTATATCCAGAAACATGCAGTCCTGATGATGTTTTAGCGGCGTTAGAAGAAGATCAAAAGAACTTATTCTTCACAGACGTTCAAGTACGAGGGTATTATCCAAGCTATATGCTGAGCTATTTTGAGAAAAATAATATCCAAATTGAGATGGTACCAGGAGATGAAGAAATCTTGTTGCAGCATCCAGTAGACTTCTTATCATTTAGTTACTATATGACGATGGTGACGAGTGGCAATCCTGATCGATTAAAAGAAAAAGGAAACTTCTTCAGTGGTATTAAAAACCCTTATTTAGAAGCATCTGACTGGGGCTGGCAAATTGATCCTAAAGGTTTAAGGATTACCTTAAAGAAAATGTACGATCGTTATCAAGTTCCTTTATTTATAGTGGAAAATGGTTTAGGAGCCTACGATAAGGTAGAAGAAGATGGTTCAATCAATGATGATTATCGGATTGATTATTTACGTGCCCATATTGAACAAATGGGAGAAGCCATCAAAGATGGAGTAGAAGTTATGGGCTACACAAGCTGGGGCTGTATTGATTTAATCAGTGCAAGCACATCTGAAATGTCAAAACGTTATGGCTTCATTTATGTGGACCAAGATGATTATGGTAATGGTACATTAGAAAGAAAGAAAAAGAAAAGCTTTGAGTGGTATAAGAATGTCATCGCAACCAACGGTGGAGAATTATAA
- a CDS encoding MurR/RpiR family transcriptional regulator, with product MEQLIYTLLAYINNSLNKDINYYLAKSLLEQINHIESFSLDTVAEACNVAPSTINRFCKRIGFKNFSNLRNSVAVPLGTSFHENHDSELSTPMFFKQLNENIEMIDHIPTSQIDQIAKQIKQSRRIVILGFEKNQIQAMELQKKLFLLGKLCECDTNLFKQIDALSDLSDEDMIITISIQGNILSKHFPIIEKIKTAKGKKLLITFSSELIHLNIFDEIIQCGRIENSSVSSYTLLRLFDVLTNRYQRFLEI from the coding sequence GTGGAGCAGCTAATATATACTCTTTTGGCATATATAAATAATTCTCTAAATAAGGATATAAATTATTACTTAGCAAAAAGTCTTTTGGAACAAATTAATCATATTGAGAGTTTTTCATTAGATACCGTTGCAGAGGCGTGTAATGTGGCACCTTCGACCATTAATCGTTTTTGCAAAAGAATTGGTTTTAAGAATTTTTCAAACCTAAGAAATAGTGTTGCTGTTCCATTGGGAACCTCTTTCCATGAAAACCATGATTCAGAATTAAGTACACCGATGTTTTTTAAACAACTAAATGAAAATATTGAAATGATAGATCATATCCCCACATCACAAATTGATCAGATTGCCAAGCAAATTAAGCAATCGCGAAGAATTGTAATCTTGGGTTTTGAAAAAAATCAGATTCAAGCGATGGAATTGCAAAAAAAACTATTCCTTCTTGGAAAGTTATGCGAATGTGATACCAATCTATTTAAACAAATAGACGCATTATCGGATTTATCGGATGAGGATATGATTATAACGATTTCCATTCAAGGGAATATCCTTTCTAAACATTTTCCCATCATTGAAAAAATCAAAACTGCTAAAGGGAAGAAATTGCTCATTACTTTTTCAAGTGAACTGATTCACTTGAATATATTCGATGAAATTATACAATGCGGAAGAATTGAGAATAGTAGTGTTAGCAGTTATACCCTATTGCGATTGTTTGATGTTTTAACCAATCGTTATCAGCGTTTTTTGGAAATCTAA
- a CDS encoding DUF1456 family protein, translating into MENNDILIRLRYALDIKNTDMVEIFELGGIKVTKDDVLKILTKPKDSYEDEDYYEEDIAEDEEHIKCSNSMLESFLNGFITFKRGKQEPKPGQPDTPIPQKSKESINNQLLKKVKIALALTSEDMLDIFDKAGITVTKGELSAILRKEGHKNYKQCLDKYARNFLKGLAIKYRG; encoded by the coding sequence ATGGAGAATAATGATATATTAATTCGATTACGTTATGCATTAGATATAAAAAATACAGATATGGTTGAGATTTTTGAACTAGGCGGCATTAAGGTAACAAAAGACGATGTGCTGAAAATCCTTACAAAACCAAAGGACAGTTACGAGGATGAAGATTATTATGAAGAGGATATAGCTGAAGATGAGGAGCATATTAAATGCAGTAATAGTATGTTGGAATCATTTTTAAATGGCTTTATTACTTTCAAAAGAGGCAAGCAGGAACCAAAGCCAGGACAGCCTGATACACCGATACCGCAAAAGAGTAAAGAAAGTATTAATAACCAGTTATTAAAGAAGGTAAAGATTGCGTTAGCGTTAACGAGTGAAGATATGCTTGATATATTTGATAAAGCTGGAATAACAGTAACAAAAGGTGAATTAAGCGCGATATTAAGAAAAGAAGGCCATAAGAATTATAAGCAGTGCCTTGATAAATACGCCAGAAATTTTTTAAAAGGATTGGCTATAAAATATAGGGGATAA
- a CDS encoding SprT family zinc-dependent metalloprotease, protein MIHNYLGQTIRFEIKYKKRTSMSISIDLYGNVEVQAPKGTSDEHVIQAIEEKWDWIQQKRKEMKDRTLGSKVKTYDHGESFLYLGREYPIQIFQDTTIEQDHAVFAEEKLHIFVKQLEDEKIRQALKRFYYQQCKMLVERSIKSYQSNFKSKPRSIRITDNKANWGTCDSKQQLTFNWKLAMAPQQVIDYVVVHEMCHMVHLNHDRSFWRLVGKILPDYKQQENWLALSSWKMTV, encoded by the coding sequence ATGATTCATAATTATTTAGGGCAGACAATTCGTTTTGAGATAAAATATAAAAAGCGTACATCCATGAGCATTTCTATCGATCTTTATGGAAATGTTGAAGTTCAGGCTCCTAAAGGGACTTCCGATGAACATGTGATTCAGGCTATAGAGGAAAAGTGGGATTGGATCCAGCAAAAACGAAAAGAAATGAAGGATAGAACCCTAGGGTCAAAGGTGAAGACCTATGATCATGGTGAGAGTTTTCTTTATTTAGGAAGAGAGTATCCCATTCAGATTTTTCAAGATACTACTATTGAACAGGACCATGCAGTGTTTGCAGAGGAAAAGTTACATATATTTGTAAAACAACTTGAAGATGAAAAAATAAGACAAGCATTAAAACGGTTTTACTATCAGCAGTGTAAGATGTTAGTCGAGAGGAGTATCAAGTCTTATCAAAGCAATTTTAAATCAAAGCCACGGTCTATAAGGATTACCGATAATAAGGCAAACTGGGGAACCTGTGATTCGAAGCAGCAGTTAACGTTTAATTGGAAGCTGGCGATGGCACCACAACAAGTAATTGACTATGTAGTCGTCCACGAAATGTGCCATATGGTTCACCTGAATCATGATCGCTCCTTTTGGAGGCTTGTTGGTAAAATACTCCCCGATTATAAGCAGCAGGAGAACTGGTTAGCATTATCCAGTTGGAAAATGACTGTCTGA